In one Gemmatimonadales bacterium genomic region, the following are encoded:
- a CDS encoding response regulator produces MRSRLTVARRPHSRTVLIVDDDSGARATACRTVRLAGFDVREAGDGASALRILQQHPHEIWLVLAELTTPGMSGTELAQRLLAAPSRPHVLLMSECSRMELDRLVGVLPELPYLRKPLVPEQLAARVQELRERSG; encoded by the coding sequence ATGAGATCCCGCCTCACTGTGGCGCGCCGGCCCCACAGCAGGACCGTGCTGATCGTAGACGACGACTCGGGAGCCCGCGCCACTGCCTGCCGAACCGTGCGGCTGGCAGGTTTCGATGTCCGGGAGGCGGGGGACGGCGCGTCCGCGCTCCGGATCCTCCAGCAGCACCCCCATGAGATCTGGCTGGTACTGGCGGAGCTGACGACGCCGGGCATGAGCGGCACCGAGCTGGCGCAGCGCCTTCTCGCGGCGCCTTCCCGCCCCCATGTGCTGCTGATGTCGGAGTGCTCGCGGATGGAGCTCGACAGACTGGTGGGCGTCCTGCCGGAGCTTCCCTATCTGCGGAAGCCGCTGGTGCCGGAACAGCTTGCGGCGAGAGTGCAGGAGCTGCGCGAGCGCTCGGGCTGA
- a CDS encoding VOC family protein translates to MTGVLGLHHVTAIASDPQRNLDFYAGLLGLRLVKRTVNFDDPETYHFYFGDEVGTPGSILTFFPWPGARGGRQGPGQVAVTAFAILPSALGFWVERLVRHGISYQGPLKRGASREDVEQVVAFKDHDGLMLEIVAHPAAEARPAWADAPGISRDQAIHGFHSVTLWVEQGEPTEKVLAETLGFRPVREEGSIRRYAAGDGGPGRLVDVRATGGFVRGVLGAGTVHHVAWSVADDAAQLGVRDRILQAGLDPTPVIDRQYFHSVYFHEPGGVLFELATNPPGFTIDEPVEQLGQRLMLPARYEPRRAEIEAVLPPIHLAVPAADVAFFAEITGPEDVSGDALGFIHRYIPPTAGAELVGSTTLLLLHGTGGDEEDLLPLGRAILPGAGMLSPRGKVLEGGAPRFFRRLREGVFDQEDLARRTEELAAFVQAAAKTYDLDPAGMVAVGFSNGANIAASILLRRPGLLRRAVLLSPMVPFEPATLPGLTGTAVFIGAGRGDRIAPAAQAERLAELFRQGGARVTLHWEPGGHGVTEPELRAAREWIAGAAG, encoded by the coding sequence GTGACCGGCGTCCTCGGACTCCACCACGTCACTGCCATTGCCAGTGACCCGCAGCGCAACCTGGACTTCTACGCCGGGCTGCTCGGGCTTCGCCTGGTCAAGCGGACGGTCAACTTCGACGATCCCGAGACCTACCACTTCTACTTCGGCGACGAGGTCGGCACTCCCGGCAGTATCCTGACCTTCTTCCCCTGGCCCGGTGCCAGGGGTGGGCGGCAGGGACCCGGTCAGGTCGCGGTCACCGCGTTCGCCATTCTGCCGAGCGCGCTCGGCTTCTGGGTCGAGCGGCTGGTACGCCACGGCATCAGCTATCAGGGGCCGCTCAAGCGCGGGGCATCCCGTGAGGATGTGGAGCAGGTCGTCGCCTTCAAGGACCACGACGGCTTGATGCTCGAGATCGTTGCCCATCCCGCGGCCGAGGCGCGGCCGGCGTGGGCAGACGCCCCCGGCATCTCACGCGACCAGGCGATCCACGGCTTCCACAGTGTCACGCTCTGGGTCGAGCAGGGGGAGCCGACGGAGAAGGTCCTGGCCGAGACGCTGGGCTTCCGGCCGGTGCGGGAAGAGGGCTCGATCCGGCGATACGCCGCCGGCGACGGGGGACCCGGCAGGCTGGTGGATGTCCGAGCTACCGGCGGTTTTGTGCGGGGTGTTCTCGGTGCCGGCACGGTGCACCACGTGGCGTGGAGCGTGGCGGACGATGCGGCGCAGCTCGGGGTGCGGGACCGGATCCTCCAGGCTGGACTGGACCCGACACCGGTCATCGACCGGCAGTACTTCCACTCGGTCTACTTCCACGAGCCGGGTGGGGTTCTCTTCGAGCTGGCGACGAACCCTCCTGGCTTCACCATCGACGAGCCGGTGGAGCAGTTGGGCCAGCGGCTGATGCTGCCGGCACGCTACGAGCCCCGGCGGGCGGAGATCGAGGCGGTCCTGCCGCCGATCCATCTGGCAGTGCCGGCGGCGGACGTCGCGTTCTTCGCTGAGATCACCGGACCGGAGGACGTGAGCGGGGACGCGCTGGGATTCATCCACCGCTACATCCCACCGACGGCGGGCGCGGAGCTGGTGGGGAGCACCACGCTCCTCCTGCTCCACGGCACCGGCGGTGACGAGGAGGACCTGCTCCCGCTCGGCCGGGCCATCCTCCCGGGGGCCGGGATGCTGAGTCCGCGCGGCAAGGTGCTCGAGGGCGGGGCTCCCCGGTTCTTTCGCCGGCTGCGGGAGGGGGTTTTCGACCAGGAAGATCTGGCCCGGCGGACCGAGGAGCTGGCGGCGTTCGTCCAGGCGGCCGCGAAGACCTATGATCTCGATCCGGCCGGCATGGTGGCGGTGGGGTTCTCCAACGGGGCCAACATCGCTGCGAGCATCCTGCTGCGGCGCCCGGGGCTGCTCCGGCGCGCCGTGCTCCTGAGTCCCATGGTCCCGTTCGAGCCCGCCACCCTGCCAGGTCTGACCGGAACCGCGGTGTTCATCGGAGCCGGGCGCGGCGACCGGATCGCCCCGGCGGCCCAGGCGGAGCGCCTGGCGGAGCTGTTCCGCCAAGGAGGAGCGAGAGTGACGCTCCACTGGGAGCCCGGCGGGCACGGGGTGACCGAGCCCGAGTTGCGAGCGGCACGGGAGTGGATCGCGGGCGCGGCCGGCTGA
- a CDS encoding DinB family protein yields MATIGELLQELNQEAPATRRVLERVPEDQLDWRPHEKSMTLGQLALHVAGIPGRIAEISSRPTFDVRTQIPRPSPASVRELLAELDQSVEKARTILGGMNDAALMTPWAMVDGTREVMAMPRGAVLRTVLFNHWYHHRGQLTVYLRQVGALLPAVYGASADENPMAMQTA; encoded by the coding sequence ATGGCTACGATCGGTGAACTGTTACAGGAGCTGAACCAGGAAGCGCCCGCGACCCGGCGGGTGCTCGAGCGGGTGCCGGAAGACCAGCTCGACTGGAGGCCCCACGAAAAGTCGATGACGCTCGGCCAACTCGCGCTGCATGTGGCCGGCATTCCGGGAAGGATCGCCGAGATCTCGAGCCGTCCCACGTTCGACGTCCGGACCCAGATCCCCCGGCCCAGCCCGGCAAGCGTAAGGGAGCTCCTCGCCGAGCTCGACCAGAGCGTCGAGAAGGCGAGGACCATTCTCGGCGGGATGAACGACGCGGCGTTGATGACGCCGTGGGCCATGGTGGACGGGACGCGAGAGGTCATGGCGATGCCTCGGGGTGCGGTGCTCCGGACGGTCCTCTTCAATCACTGGTACCACCACCGCGGCCAGCTCACGGTCTATCTGCGGCAGGTGGGGGCGCTCCTCCCCGCGGTCTATGGCGCAAGCGCCGACGAGAACCCAATGGCCATGCAGACGGCCTGA
- a CDS encoding alpha/beta hydrolase has translation MIILQAAAAAILAASSVPQAEYVTTDDGVRLYYHVVGSGSPIVIVPGGLFLERDFARLGQGRTLVFYDMRDRGRSDRVKDSTRVSIQFDVRDLEAVRQKLKAERVALIGWSYLGMMVMRYAAEHPERVERIIQIGPIPSGHGMPIPDSLKAHDSVPVPDSASLARLARLRAAGLAVRNPRDYCEQDYLVNRVRLVGDPRVAERVPDLCGMPNEWPAALDRHFPLLFRSIARDPGPSWGSFAQLSVPVLTIHGTRDRNAPYGGGREWAARLPNGRLLTIRGAGHMVWLDAPRIVLPALDKFLRGAWPRDAARPP, from the coding sequence ATGATCATTCTCCAGGCCGCAGCGGCGGCGATTCTGGCCGCATCCTCGGTGCCCCAGGCCGAGTATGTGACCACCGACGATGGAGTCCGGCTCTACTATCACGTGGTCGGATCCGGATCCCCCATCGTGATCGTGCCGGGCGGGCTCTTCCTGGAGCGCGATTTCGCCCGGCTGGGACAGGGCCGCACGTTGGTGTTCTACGACATGCGCGATCGCGGTCGGTCGGACCGGGTCAAGGACTCGACCCGGGTCTCCATTCAGTTCGATGTTCGCGACCTCGAAGCCGTGCGGCAGAAGCTCAAGGCCGAGCGGGTGGCGCTGATCGGCTGGTCGTATCTGGGAATGATGGTCATGCGCTACGCGGCCGAGCATCCGGAGCGGGTGGAGCGGATCATCCAGATCGGCCCGATTCCGAGCGGGCACGGTATGCCGATTCCCGACTCGCTCAAGGCGCATGACTCGGTACCGGTGCCCGATTCCGCCAGCCTGGCGCGCCTGGCCCGGCTGCGCGCCGCCGGACTCGCGGTGCGGAACCCGCGGGACTACTGCGAGCAGGATTACCTGGTGAACCGGGTGCGCCTGGTCGGCGATCCTCGTGTCGCGGAGCGGGTGCCGGACCTCTGCGGGATGCCCAACGAGTGGCCCGCCGCGCTCGACCGCCACTTTCCGCTGCTGTTCCGCTCGATCGCCCGGGATCCGGGCCCCAGTTGGGGCAGCTTCGCCCAACTATCGGTCCCGGTGCTCACCATTCACGGCACTCGGGACCGCAATGCGCCCTATGGTGGCGGCCGGGAGTGGGCGGCTCGTCTACCCAACGGGCGCTTGCTCACAATTCGCGGCGCAGGACATATGGTGTGGCTCGACGCGCCTCGGATTGTGCTCCCGGCCTTGGATAAATTTCTGCGTGGAGCATGGCCGCGGGATGCGGCGCGTCCTCCCTGA
- a CDS encoding SDR family NAD(P)-dependent oxidoreductase, translating into MTRGRTFLVTGANSGIGRALVEALAQAGGDVVLASRSEERTRPVLDGIRARHPDVEARFLSIDVSDLSSVRRAAETYLGAGHPLDVLVNNAGVAGTRALSRDGFDLTYATNHIGPFLLTNLLLPRLRASTQGRIVNVSSLAQMTVKRIDWSVLERRTEPKRSGFADYAVTKLMNVLHAKELARRLTGTPVTTYSLHPGGVASNIWRSVPQPFQWLIKRFTLSNEEGARTPFWCATAPELTSATGRFYNKLREVKSNPLAEDPALATELWERTEAAVGER; encoded by the coding sequence GTGACTCGCGGCCGCACCTTCCTGGTGACCGGGGCCAATTCCGGCATCGGCCGCGCGCTGGTGGAGGCGCTCGCCCAGGCGGGTGGAGACGTCGTGCTGGCCTCCCGCTCTGAGGAGCGCACCAGGCCGGTGCTCGATGGCATTCGCGCGCGGCACCCGGACGTCGAGGCGCGGTTTCTCTCCATCGATGTCTCGGACCTGAGCTCGGTCCGGCGGGCGGCCGAGACCTACCTGGGGGCGGGCCACCCGCTCGATGTGCTGGTCAACAACGCCGGCGTCGCGGGCACCCGCGCGCTGAGCCGCGACGGGTTCGACCTCACCTATGCCACCAATCACATCGGGCCATTTCTGCTCACCAATCTGCTGCTGCCGCGGCTCCGCGCCTCGACCCAGGGCCGGATCGTGAACGTCTCCAGTCTGGCCCAGATGACCGTGAAGCGGATCGACTGGAGCGTGCTGGAGCGCCGCACCGAGCCCAAGCGCAGCGGCTTTGCCGACTACGCCGTCACCAAGCTGATGAACGTGCTGCATGCCAAGGAGCTGGCGCGCCGGCTGACCGGAACTCCGGTGACGACCTATTCGCTCCATCCGGGTGGTGTGGCCTCGAACATCTGGCGCTCGGTTCCGCAGCCGTTCCAGTGGCTGATCAAGCGCTTCACCCTCTCCAACGAGGAAGGCGCCCGGACCCCATTCTGGTGTGCGACGGCTCCCGAGCTCACCAGCGCCACCGGCCGGTTCTACAACAAGCTTCGCGAGGTCAAGTCCAATCCGCTCGCCGAGGATCCGGCGCTGGCGACGGAGCTGTGGGAGAGGACCGAGGCCGCGGTGGGCGAGAGATGA
- a CDS encoding serine/threonine-protein kinase has protein sequence MTLVLEMLTEALGDRYTVERELGRGGMATVYLARDQREGRQVAIKAMHRGLVSALGTERFHREMGIAASLSHPLILPLYDSGNAGGVLYYVMPYIEGESLYQRLERDRRLALDEALRITRDLADALGYAHGRGVMHRDVKPENVLLAGERAVIADFGLARAIGAADYRKLTETGVVLGTVYYMSPEQLGGRRDLDQRADIYSLGCILYEMLTGEPPYTGSLEQVVSRIVRAPIPSAQRLVPTVPPSVDRAIAQAIAKSAADRFGSMEEFAAALAGAQVGSP, from the coding sequence GTGACCCTAGTCCTGGAGATGTTGACGGAGGCCCTGGGCGATCGCTACACGGTCGAGCGCGAGCTCGGGCGCGGAGGAATGGCCACCGTGTATCTCGCGCGCGACCAGCGCGAGGGACGCCAGGTCGCCATCAAGGCCATGCACCGCGGCCTGGTCAGCGCGCTCGGCACCGAGCGGTTTCACCGCGAGATGGGCATCGCGGCCTCCCTGTCTCATCCGCTCATCCTGCCGCTGTACGATTCGGGCAACGCCGGTGGCGTGCTCTACTACGTCATGCCCTACATCGAGGGCGAGTCCCTCTATCAGCGGTTGGAGCGTGACCGCCGGCTGGCGCTGGATGAGGCGCTCCGGATCACCCGCGACCTGGCCGACGCCCTGGGCTACGCCCACGGTCGTGGCGTCATGCATCGCGACGTGAAGCCGGAGAACGTCCTGCTCGCGGGCGAGCGAGCGGTGATCGCGGACTTCGGGCTGGCCCGGGCCATCGGCGCGGCGGACTATCGCAAGCTGACCGAGACCGGGGTGGTGCTGGGGACGGTCTATTATATGAGCCCGGAGCAGCTCGGCGGCCGGCGTGACCTCGACCAGCGCGCCGATATCTACAGCCTGGGATGCATCCTCTATGAGATGCTGACCGGAGAGCCGCCCTACACCGGATCGCTGGAGCAGGTGGTCAGCCGGATCGTCCGGGCTCCGATTCCGTCGGCTCAGCGCCTGGTCCCGACCGTGCCACCGTCGGTCGATCGGGCCATCGCGCAGGCGATCGCCAAGTCGGCGGCCGACCGGTTCGGAAGCATGGAGGAGTTCGCGGCGGCGCTGGCCGGGGCGCAGGTGGGGTCCCCGTGA
- a CDS encoding ATP-binding cassette domain-containing protein: MPEIALRLEAVSHVFYPGTASEVRALDQVDLELERGTFTVVLGTNGSGKSSLLNAIAGSLGLAGGRVQVGRHEVTHWAEHHRARLVSRVFQNPFTGTASDLSVAENLALAARRGEPRWLRRGLSRDRRAAMRDSVAQLGMGLEDRLDTPIGMLSGGQRQALTVLMATMVRPTLLLLDEHTAALDPRSAEQVIRLTQGAITAGGLTTLMVTHSMPQAVQLGDRVLVMHRGRVVYDLADIRRLRLTEDDLLQLFDQLRWADRLDESTAAMLRRAYV, from the coding sequence ATGCCTGAGATCGCGCTCCGGCTCGAGGCCGTCTCCCATGTCTTCTACCCGGGCACCGCCAGCGAGGTCCGTGCGCTGGACCAGGTCGACCTGGAGCTGGAGCGGGGCACCTTCACCGTGGTCCTCGGCACCAACGGGTCGGGAAAATCGAGCCTGTTGAACGCGATCGCCGGCAGCCTGGGGTTGGCCGGCGGACGGGTCCAGGTGGGCCGGCACGAGGTGACCCACTGGGCGGAGCACCACCGCGCTCGCCTGGTCAGCCGGGTGTTCCAGAACCCGTTCACCGGGACCGCGTCAGACCTGAGCGTGGCGGAGAATCTGGCGCTCGCCGCCCGGCGCGGTGAGCCGCGGTGGCTCCGGCGGGGTCTGAGCCGGGACCGGCGCGCGGCGATGCGCGACTCGGTGGCGCAGTTGGGCATGGGACTGGAGGATCGTCTCGACACCCCCATCGGGATGTTGTCGGGCGGCCAGCGGCAGGCGCTGACGGTGCTCATGGCCACCATGGTACGGCCGACCCTGCTGCTATTGGACGAGCACACCGCGGCGCTCGACCCGCGGAGCGCTGAGCAGGTGATCAGGCTGACCCAGGGCGCCATCACCGCGGGCGGGCTGACCACGCTGATGGTCACCCACTCCATGCCCCAGGCGGTGCAACTGGGTGACCGGGTGCTCGTCATGCACCGGGGGCGGGTGGTGTACGACCTCGCGGACATCCGCCGCCTGCGGCTGACCGAGGACGATCTGCTCCAGCTCTTCGATCAGCTTCGGTGGGCCGATCGGCTGGACGAGTCGACGGCCGCGATGCTGCGACGGGCGTACGTGTAG